GTGTAATTTTGGCTTAAATAAAGAAAATTACACCATTCAACGCGATGTCTTTCATTTTGCAAAAAGCATAGCCGATGCAAAAAAACCGGCTGGTTTTATTTGTATCGCTCCGATTTTAGCACCAAAACTTTACCCCGCGGGGATTAAAATAACCCTCGGGAATGATAACCCCACTGCAAAAATAGTAGAAAAATTAGGTGCTCAACACATTCCTTGTGCCGCAACGGCGTGTGTTGTCGACAAAACCTATCGCATCGTCACCACACCCGCTTATATGTTGGCCTGTTCAATTCAGGAAGTCGCTCAAGGCATTGAATGCTTAGTAAAAGAACTGAACAACCTATTATGAAATGTATCTTCCTCTTCTCATGAATGAATCTCTCAGACCCATCCGCAGTTTTGTCCGTCGTCAAAAAAAACTCAATAAAAATCAGCAAATTGCCTTCGATGCCTTATCACATCAACACTTATTATCCACCTGTTTAGATTTTAAAACATTATTCGAACGAGAAGCCTATACGATTTTAGAAATTGGTTTTGGTATGGGCGAGAGTTTACTGCAACAAGTTTTACACTATCCTGAAAATAATTATTTAGGCATAGAAGTCCATCGTCCTGGAATTGCATTCATGCAAATGCACATTGAAAAATATAAGCTCAAGAATATTAAAGTTTTTTATGCGGATGCCGCTGATGTTTTAGCACATTTTATTCCTAAACATAGTTTAGATAAGGTCCAAATTTTTTTTCCTGATCCTTGGCCAAAAACGCGACATCACAAACGACGGTTAATACAACCTCCATTTATTAACCTGTTGCGTGAAAAACATAAATTAGGTGGAAAATTACACCTTGCTACCGATTGGAAAAATTATGCTCAACATATGCTAAGAGTCATGGAAAATTCGCATCAATGGAAAAATCTCGCAGGAAAAAATCAATTTATGAAAAGACCCATCACACGACCACTCACTAAATTTGAAAAACGTGGCCAACAGTTAGGCCATTCAATCTGGGATCTTATTTTTTTAGCGATATAAATTATAAAAAGATTTTTATATAAATAAACTCACTAAATTATTATAAAAACGTTTACCCAATTCCGTTGTTTCAATAACCGTCGAATCATATGTCAGTAATCCTTGGTCATACGCGTGTTGTAGTAGGGCTTCAATACTTGAAAAAGTGAGTCCCGTTCGTTGTTGAAATAATTCAATTGGAATCTTTTGGTGGAGTCTTAACGCATTGAGCATAAATTCAAACGGTAAATCTTTATCTAAAATAATTTTTTCTTCCGCTAAAAAATCATTCTTTTGTGCTAAATAAGCCTTTGGATTTTTTAGTTTCCGAGTTCGTCTAATTATTTTTTTTTCACAGTCAGTTATTTTACTATGTGCCCCTGCCCCAATACCGATATAATCACCGAACTGCCAATAATTTAAATTATGGACACAGCGATAACGCTTCTTGCTCAATGCAGAAATTTCATATTGTGTATAGGCTTTTTGTTGAAAATATTCTTTGCCTTTCTCTTGTAATTCCCATACTTCCTCTTCAGTAGGGAGTTGTGGCGGTTTTAGATAAAATTCAGTATTTGGCTCAACCGTCAGCTGGTACCACGAAATATGGGTTGGCTCTAATAAAACTGCTTTGCGTAAATCCTCAAGACCTTCCGTTAGACGTTGTTGGGGTAAGCCATGCATCAGATCAAGGTTAATATTCGTAAAGCCCGCAATTTTAGCAGCTGATACGGCTTTAAAAGCTTCATCACCGTTGTGAATACGCCCTAGAATCTTCAATTTTTCAGTTGAAAAACTTTGTATACCCAATGATAGCCGTGTAATTCCTGCTTCACGATAGCCCGAAAAATGCGAGTAATCCGTCGCCCCTGGATTAGCCTCTAACGTAATTTCAATATCCACAGAAAATTCTAAACGTTTCGCAAGCTCCGTTAATAAATAATTCAATGCCTCCGGTGAAAATAAACTAGGGGTTCCCCCACCCATAAAAATGCTCAGGATTGGGCGATTACATATTTTTTCAAGATCCTGCTCTAAATCATTTAACATCCTATTCATATAATTTTTTTCAGGTAATGCTGTTACTAACGTATGTGAGTTAAAATCACAATAAGGACATTTTCGAATACACCAAGGAAAATGAATATATAAAGACAATGGCGGTAGGGTTAGCATATTAAAAATTTCTAAAACGATCCTCTTAAAAAGCATTTTTCGTTCTATCTCTGCCTTAAGAAGAGCCTTAAATCGCTACTATAGCACGGGTAAACTTAATTTTTGCTTTAATAGATAAAAATTTTCCCAGGGATCGCGTTTGAGAGAAGCGAATCGCTTGGGCAAATTTTTGAGCGTGAAGGTATCGGATTTAATGCGAACATTTAATTCATCCCACGATAAAGGCGTCGCTATCGATGCATTGCGCCTCATTCGAGTTGAATAAGGCGCAATGCTACTGGCTCCTCGTTGATTACGCAAATAATCTATAAAAATCTTTCCCGTGCGTTTTGCCTTATTCATATGAGCAACGAAAAGCGATGGATTTTGCATGGCCAAATAATTAACAAAGGTCTGTGTAAATACTTTCACTTTATCCCAGCGATATAATCGCTTTATAGGAACGACAACATGCAAACCTTTACTCCCGGTTGTTTTAACAAAGCTGTGCAAGTGAATTTTCTTTAAATGTTCTTTAACCAAAAAAGCAGCTTCAATAACCTTCTTCCATTCAAGATTCATTCCAGGATCAAGATCAAAGGTTATAAAATCAGGCCGTTCTATGCTGTCAATTCGACTAGACCAGGGATGAATCTCTAAAACATCTAATTGTATTAATTCTATTAGACCCCATTTATTTTTAATATAGAGATACGGCTCTGACTGACTTGTCTTATCTGTCAAATGGATTGCATAGACGTGCTTCGTTTTAGTGGTTACGTGTCTTTGATAAAAGCATTTTTTCATTTGACCTTGGGGACATCGAAGTAAGGTTAATGGACGGTTGATGATAAAGGGCAATATCCACTTTTCTATTTTTTGATAATAATGGGCTAAATCTAATTTAGTAATATTGGCATCAGGGTACAATATCTTGTCCGGATGAGACAAATGAACATTTGCGTTGACCTGCCTATTGGCTTGATCCCGCATTTTTTTACTATTTATCGTCATCCTCATTACTCTTTAACAATTTCACCAGGCCGTTTATCATGACGCAGTCCTTTAAAGCGTGGATGTCGAAGTACGCCTGATCGTGTCCATTCCGTAAATTCCACCTCAACAACCACTTTCGGAATAATCCACGTCACCTTTTTTTGATCCACGGAAGACGGTAATTCTTTTAATGGAACATGCTTTATTTTATATTTATTTAATAAATTTTTTATGTTTTTCAGTGTCATTTCGTTAAATCCAGTACCCACTTTTCCACAATAAAGCAGTTGATTTTTTTTACGGTATATGGCAAGTAACAACGATGAAAAATAATGTCTATTTCCTTTTGCAGAGGTGTACCCTACAACCAAAAATTCCTGTCTTTTATTACATTTAATTTTTAGCCAATTTCGATTTCTCCCGGAAGTATAAGGACTCGATTTATCTTTAGAAATTATTCCCTCTAAACCTTTTTTACAGGCTTTTTTAAAAAAAATATCGCCATCATTTCCTTCAATATGAGTACTAAAAATTAATTTATTATTATTAAAAGGAATTAATTTCCGCAATACTTGTTTACGATGCTGTAAAGTACAGTAACGGAGATCGTAACCCTGGTAATAAATCAAATCGAAAATCACATAACTTAATATCGATTCTTGTTTTTTATTCACACTATTCGATAATAATTGAAAATCAGATCGTTTTTGTTTATTGAAAGCAATCATCTCTCCATCTAAAATAGCTGATTTTAAATGAAGCATTTGAAGTTCACGTTTTATCGTCTCAAATTTTTCAGTCCAATCTTTCCCATTTCTTGTCATGAATTTAATTTTTTTAGCGTGAATAAAACAAATTATTCGATAACCATCCCATTTTATTTCATGAAACCACGCTTTACCCATGGGTGGTTTTTTAACCAATGTGGCTAATTCCGGTTGAATAAATGTTGGCATCCTTTTTTTTGCTTTTGGTAAATCACTATTTTTAATTTTTTTAATGGTGTAAGGTGTATAGGCTGCTTCCGTTTTAAATTTTTTTGCTATTCCTTGCAAAGATAACCGCGTTAAAACACTATTTGGCTGAGCTTCCGTGATCGCATAATCATCCTCGGATTGATTGTACTTATCATTGGCCTTAATCAGTAACCAATTTTTTGGACTATTTTTAATCTTCACTAAATTCCAAATCCCTTTTAATTTTTTTCCCTTCAAAACAAAACTTAAATGTCCTTTTTTATAAGACGCATGCGGATCTTCTTTTTGATCACTCCACGTCCCTTTATCCCAAACCATGACTATACCGCCACCATATTCACCGTGAGGGATGATTCCTTCAAAATTTGCATATTGAATAGGATGATCTTCGACATGGACTGCTAAACGTTTAATGGAGCTATCTAAACTAGGTCCTTTAGGGACAGCCCAACTTTTTAAAACCCCGTTTAATTCCAAACGGAAATCATAATGCAAATGACTTGCTGCATGTTTTTGAATAACATAAATGAACTGTTTATGTCTTTTTAGCGCGCCATAAGGTTCTGTACTTCGTTTAAAATTTCTTTTTTTCCGATAGTTTTTTAAAGACATAAAATGAATCCCTTCATGAACGCTTTTTTGATTTTTTAGTTTTATTTTTTTCTAGACTTTTTTTCAATAAATCAACAAAATCAATAACATTACTTTTCTTAACATTGGATTTAAGCTTTTTTGAAGCCATTTTTTTATGATGAAGTTTTGCTTCTACCCATTGTGTTAACGCTTCTCTAAAAACATCATGATAATCTTTAGGATTCCATGGTGTGGTCATCCCGTTAACTAATTGTTTAGCCATTTCTATTTCTTTCGCTGAAATTTTATATTTTTTTAGGTTATTTGAAGGAAATTCAAATTCAGATACCGTTCTTAACTCCTGGTGATATCTCAACAAATTCAGTACGAGAGCCTTTTCGTAAGGGATCAATGCAGCCAGATACTCCCGTGTATGGATAATCACTTTAGAAATCCCCACTTTTTTTGTTTCTTTCAAGATTTCGCGCAACAAAACGTACGCTTTTTCACCTTTTTTATCGGGTACTAAATAATAAGGCTTTTCGAAATTCATCGTATTGATGCTATTTTTATTGACAAAAGTAACGATATCTATCGTCTTTGAATGTTCTCCTGAAATAGCGTTTATATCCGATTGTTTTAATTCCAAATAGTTATTATCATCATACTCATAACCCTTAGCAATCTCTGTCCAAGGAACTTCTTCGCCCGTTTGCTCATTAATACGCATATACCGAATTCTCGCCTTATCGCGACTATCAATTAATTTAAGCTGGATATCAAATCTTTTTTCGGCTGGATATAAAATAACAGGGATATTCACTAAACCAAAGGTGATATATCCTTTCCAAATAGGCCTTGCCATTCAAGCCCTCTCTTCAATGTGAATCCTTTTATTAATCTAGCACATATTGAATAATTTAAATTTTTCAAATAGTTTATTTTTTGAACATAGCTCATGATCAGACGATTATCCGAGATATTATAGGTCTTCTAACTAAAAGAGTATTGACCCTGCTGCATAACTCTACAAAAAGAATATCAGCCTGATCAATACATTGACACAAAAACAATTTTTTCTTCGTTCTTTTTAAATTTTTTATCATCTAGCCATGAAACGCAATATCGAGCGGAGTAAAATCAAGTTTCATCGCTTGACAGTTACTCAACGTTCCATCCGCCTCGATAGTGCATGTGGAGATCGTATCGTTCCCCTGATTCATGACATAAAGAAAGGCCGTTGAAGGATTATTCGGATCATTGATTATCGCAATGCTCCTAGCACCTGCAAAGCCGCTACCTGTCGGATGACACGAAGCAAATGTCCCATCTGGCTTAATGGAACATTGTAATAAGTTACTGTTATACCTATTCACGACATAAGCGTTTCCGTTTACTTTATTGATAGCAATTCCACTCACTGCGCCTACTTGACTTTCTAAAGCTTCTCTGCAGGCATTTAATTCCCCGGTTACGGGATCAACCGTGCACACTAAAACTTTATTAACACCCGCATCTATACCGTCAAGCACATACGCATAGGTACTCAGCGTATTAAAAGCAATACTTCTTGGATAGTAAAAACCACCACTTAACGATTCGCAATCGTTCAATGTTCCATCAGCCTCAATAGTGCATTTCGCGATAGTTTGATTTTGATAAATAATATACGCAAAAGTAGTCGCTGGATTATTGGACAAATTGACCACAACAATATCAGTAGGACGATGAAAAAAACGATTACCTGCCGTCTGACAGGTACTAAATTTTCCGGTCGTCTCATCAATCGTACAGAGAGATACCGTGTCATTATAATAATTAGTGATATAAGCATGCTGGCCTTTTGCATCGAGTGCAATACCATAAGGAAGATTAAAACCACTTCCGCCCGCCTCTTGAAGCGCACTCAATGTTCCCGTTGCCGGATCAACCGTGCATACGTCTATATTATTCGATCCGCCCGTTATATACGCTCGAAAAACAGAGTTCGGCTTAATAGATCCTAGACAATTTATAATTCCAGGGATATTGATAAATCCATTATCATTGACGCAACTAACTAATTTCTTAGCCACATCAATAGGGCAACTGATCGTGACTGCTGCCGTAAATGTAGCAACTGCACGCAAAAATTGAGTGAGATTCAAGGGATTTAATGGGTTAGCGATAATTTGATTCAGCACATCAATCAATTCATTCACAGCAGTCCCCGCGCACATCACACTGAATGGTTGTATGATTTGAAATGTGCTTGTGTTTTGATGATTCGTTTGATTCATATTCATGTCCTTATTGTAATGAATGAGGTTTATTAACCCCATTCTACTTCTATTCAACGTGTTTTTATTCTCGGTTTTAATAGTAATAATATAAACAATTTTTAACCAGTAGAAAAATACATAATGGGCAGCCAAACTTAAAGAAATTATCTTTTTGTATTATCACGTGTTTAATGAGACGCTTAAAAATAGAGGTATAGCATTTTTAAAAATCTAATAACCTATATCTCCTCGGGAATTATCTTATGAAAAATCCAATAAATAATTATTTAAAGCAGGGAGTTATACTTAAATTCAAAGGGTTATCCTGTTTAGTCAAATGAAGTGGGTCCGTTTGATATTCAAATTCTCGCGGTAAATTATGAAAGAAAAAAGAGGAAGTTGCCTGAACTTTATTGAAATCTATTTCTTTCGGCGCTGTATTTTCTATGTTTGAATAAATTTCGGCGTATTTGATAGCTACCTCTGCTAGCAAAGTAAGCCCAGAAGAAGCATCCATCAATATCCTTTCAAATTCTTTCTTATTTCTTTTACATTCTTCTTTTTTCGGTCGAGTTTTAATGTAATGATCCAACGTATGTCCATCATTATTTTTTTTAGAAAAATCTGCCCCCGCTTCCTTCAAAAGTTTTAAGATTTTAGGTTGTCCATACAGGATAGCGTAGTGAGCGGGTGTATTTCCGTTATAGTCAGTTACATTTATGTTGACGTGAGACTCGAGTAAAAATAAAAGCACCGTTTCACTACCATGTTTTGTAGCAATATGTAGTAATTTTTGTCCATTTTTTTGAACCACTTGGTTGAGATCATAATCTTCGTGGGTACAAAATTTAAAAAAATCCAATTCTTTTTCTAATTCTATCGGATCATTTTTTTTAATCGCATTGATTATATTCATTGTTCCCATTTTTATAGCCTTTATATAAATCATTAAAAAACATAGAATAAATATAAAAAATTAAGCTAATATTAGCGCAAATCATACCAAAGAGTAAAACTCATTTCGAGGGGTTAGACAGTAAGGATTTTTAGCGTTTAATGCGTTAGTGGTAAAATTCGTTAGGATAAACAGAATGAACCATGCTATTCGGGACTGGAATCGCTTTAGCTCCTTTTACTATCGAATGTGGCGGCAAAATTTAAATAGATCTATAGCTCATTTACACCCGCTATTCTTGCGGACTTCATCATTAAAAACTTCTTAATCGTAATTATCATCACTCAGATTCGCTTTATTCATTTTATCGTTTTATTTTACAATCGATAAATTTCGATTCTTTTTCCGTTTTTTTCCTTTAATATCACAGTAAAGTGAAAAAATTTCCATAATGTCATTCCAGATTTCTTCATTGGTTTTTTTTCTTTTATTTGAAAAAAAATAGTACGTAGATTCAATAGGAGGCAATATATTTTCAAATGGTGTTTCAAACCCATTTGATTGGGTTGTATCCACAAATTTTTCACAATTATTATCTTTAAAGCTCCCGCGAAATATTTCCTGTAATCGCTTGGTAAAGGATCTTGTTTTACACGGATAATCATAACGTGAAGGTTGCTTAAATCGATTGACTAAATCCTGTGTCCACGGCCATAAACAAACATCCGCTTTATTCGCACACTTTGACACCAGTAAGTAAATTTCTTCAAAAGAAACTATTTTTTTTAAATGATTTATAATGTAAAACAGAAAAGGCTGAATGACCTTATCATCTTGCGTATAAAAAATAACGCTCAAATTTCCTGGATAAAAAGGGACTTCTTTTATGGTTAATAGTTTATTTTTATAAATGAGCTCATAATGGTCATCTTTGCTTTTGTTGTGCATGATTGTTTTCCTTTTTAATTCTCATCTTTGAATATAAAATTTTTCACAAAGGCTTGACGTCGTTTAGCCAAATACGGTGTGGAATTTTCTAAAAACCAGCCTCATTGATAGAGGGAATAAGTGAATGGGTGTAATCATTAAACATAACCAATTACGTTAACATATGATATGAATTGTGATTTTAACATAAATCATCTAAAATGATAGATAGTAATTTATAAATTTGACTTTATATTCATAATTGACGATGTGAAAGTATCAGATGGTAGCCTCAATAAAAAAGGGGGAAATTTAAGATTTCTTTCTCCCTCTTCTTCGTTAGAATTCTTTACTCAATCACAATAAGGATAATAAAACCGTGTCGATTCAAATTCATAATGCGCACGATGCCATTTTTAAGACGTTTTTTACGGATATTGACGTTGCCACCCACTTCATCACGATTTATTTACCCAAACACATGAAACAAGCCTGTGATTTTTCGACGTTAAAGATTGAGCCGGGTCTTTTGTCGACGCGGATCTGAAACAACATCATTCTGATATTTTGTACTCGTTGAAAGTCAATGGGATGCACGGTTATGTTTATCTCAATCTCGAACATCAAAGCACCGCAGAAGAACTGATGCCTTTTCGCATGCACCGCTATAAAGTGGCCATTATGCAGCAGCATCTAAACCTTGGATACAAAAAATTACCGGTTGTTATTTCGATGCTGTTCTACCATGGGAAAGGTCAGTACCCTTCGCTTAAAGCTCATCGATTGCGTTGAGGACACGCCCTTTGCAAAAGCACATTTCTTCGATGACCCTGCTTGTCGATCTCAATGTACTGCCGGATGAGGAGATCTATCGACACAAACAGCTTGCTTTCTTAGAAATTGTTCAAAAACATATTTTTACAAGAGATCTAGAGGATATCGCCGATCATATTATAAAGCTGATTAAACAGGTAAAGCCTGATCATGATTTGTTCAATCAATTGGTATATTATATGTTAGTCAAAGGTGAGACCGCCAATGTGAACCAGGTGATTGAGAAGCTTAAAACCATCGAAGACTATGAGGAAGATATTATGAACGCAGCACAGCAATTAAAACAGCAAGGTCGGCAAGAAGGAGAGTACCGTAAAGCGATTAATATTGCTAAAAAAATGTTAGCTAAACGAATTAATCTTCCACTTATCAAAGAAATAACGGGTCTATCTGATCAGGATTTACTGACTCTAGAAGAGTAGCCATCTCGCTGTCAGACGATGAGATACGAGGCCACGGAAATAGTGCGATTCTCGATTTTGCTCAAAACGGCCTTTAATCGAGATATCCAAGATGGGATAGAACATATCATCGAAGCGCTTAAAAAAGGTATCTGACCCGTGAACAATGCCAAACGTTATATTCAAGATCTAACCCATTTATCTGAAAATGAAGTGATGGATTTAATTGCTTAAAAAAGCCTAATCTCTATAGACAATAAAGTTTTCAAGAAAAAGAGCGCAGAAAACTTACTGGTTCAAATTATTTGTCTAAATTAAATATTAACTAGTACAAATTAAGGCAATCTTGTATCTATTAAGTCTATTTTTCTGTAATGCAGGTTTGAATGGGGCTACTAGAGACCAATTTTTATTGCTATGCAAAAATACAATTTAATTTATATAATATCGATTCTATTTTTTTAACAGCAGTTTGGTAGCAGACTATCGAACATAAGGTAATACCTTTCTTATCAAGACAACTATTAAGTTTAAATGCTATTTTTCGATAAACCGTTTTGGAATAAGCTAAAACATGATCCGCTTGATCCAATACCTGAGCTTCTGCGTCCGTTATTTGCGCTTTAAATTTTTCATAATCTAAGATTTCTTCTCCCGTCGCTGAATCTTCTGAAAGATACAAGACAACAGAATATCGGTGCGAGGCTACAGTGGCCATAAGGCTAAGATTCCAATTACTTCCAATTACATAATGAATTTGGCGGCGATCATTAATGCGATCTAACTCGGCAAGTACTTGTCTCGTTGTATAATAAAATATGTCAGGTATATTGAGCGGCCTATTTTGGGGAACAATTTCTGCCATAGAAATATTATTAGGGAGTCGATGAATCCAGAGATTATCTTCAAAACTTACTGTATGTTGATTACTCGCTTCGGTTTGTGTAATAACGGTAATTTCGTGACCTGCAGCAGCTAAGCTTTTCGCAAGATGGTAAGTAAATCGCTCGATTTCATTAATCGTATTCGATGAGTACTCTTTTAAAATAAAAGCTAATCTCAAACGTTGAGAACTATCGAGCAAACGAGAAAAATCTTTCCATTGCGCCTGGCTGGAGGGGCCTTTTAATAATTGACGACAAGGAAAGGCGAACGCGTCGATAATACCTTGTCGAGAAAATTGGCTAACCTCTGCCATTAAACGCTCCGAATCAGAAGGGTCGATCCTGTTGGTTGCTAACCTATAATGCATATCATGGAAAAGTTGTTCTTTACGTTCTTCAATTATTTCCATGCAGCGTCGAATAGAGGTTGTAGGATCCGCATTTTTAATACAAAAATAGGTTATACTTCTGGTAATTTTGGCTAAAGATTTAATATTATCAGGATGTTTTCGAATATCGTTAGATGCAAGACTATGATGTACCTCAGCTGTAGGGACTATTCGTAATTCATAGCCTGCATCAAGTAAACGAATCACTACATCCGTTTCATCAAGAAAATAAGCATATTCTTCATCAAACCCCTTAATTTCTAGTAATGCGGAACGACGAAAAGAACAGTTTACGCCTATGACTCCAAAAAAATTTCCATTGGAATCACAAGTCTTAATATGCTCTCGATTAGAAATCTTTACTTTCTGACTTATGCCTGTTCGATCAAATATCAAATCACACACTTGAAAATTGACACCGGTTTGATCGCGTACCCATCCTCCTACCGCAGCTACTTTGTTATCCTGATAAGCCAAAGCCAACTCATCTAGCCAATCCGCCTCAGGTACGGCATCATCATCAATAAAGCAAATAATATCACCCGCGGCCTGAGCAATACCGATATTTCGCGACGTTGCTAAATTAGCAACATCGCACGTGTAAATCTTAACTTTATCTGACCAAACTGTTTGCAAATAATTAAATGTACCATCGGTACTTGGCCCATCAACAACAACCACTTCGAGATGTGGATAACGCAAATAATTTAGTGAATTTAAAGTGCTGCGTAATGACTTTATGCGATTATAGGTGTTAATAACAAGTGAGATTTTGATACTTGACGGAACGGGATTAGAACTGAACGCAGGCATGGTTTCTGAAAAAAACGCTGTACAATCCACTGCTAGGTTTTTTTTATTACTAACTAAAAATTGTTCTAATTGGCTTTGTATATTGTTTAATGCCATTTCATGACGATATAACGCTTTCTCCACACCTCGAATAGCATGTCCGTAATTATTCAGTAATTTTTCCAACCCTTGAATAGAATGTCGATGATTATTTAACAACTTCAGTTCAGGCTCAATAAGCGTTTTTCCATAAATTTGATAAACAAACAAAATAAGTTGTCGAGCATATGTGGTATTGACAATTTTCTTGATAATTCTAATAAGTTGTTTTCTAATAAATTTTCTCATGATCACAAATTTATAGATCCTTTATTTATTAATCCGATTAATGAGATAGGTAACCATTGGGGTTCGCTTTTTGCCAACGCCAACTGTCCTTGCAGATTTGGGCCAGGCTACGCCTTGCTTTCCAATTTAGTATCCGTTGGGCATTCGTTGGATCTGCCCAGCATTCTGCAACATCACCCGGTCGTCTGTCTAAAATACGGTAAGCTATTTTACATTGATTAAATTCTGTAAAAGCGCGTAAAACTTCAAGTACAGACAACCCTTTTCCTGTACTTAGGTTTACCGTTAGTACCCCTCTCTTCCAGTTAGTGTAGTTTGATAATGCAGCGACATGTCCTTCGGCCAGATCCATAACATGAATGTAGTCGCGTATTGCTGTGCCATCTACAGTAGGATAATTGCCGCCAAAAATATTGAACTGTTTACTCCGGCCTATAGCAACTTGTGTTAGGTAGGGCATAAGATTATGTGTAAATTTTTTCGGATCTTCACCGATCAGCCCGCTTTCGTGAGCGCCTACAGGATTAAAGTAACGTAAACAAACAATATGCCAATCGGGCTCGGCATGATGCAGATCAGTTAGTATATTTTCAACCATTAACTTGGATCGTGCATAGGGATTTATAGGAGAAAGAGGAAAATTCTCTCGGATGGGCACACACTTAGGTTCGCCATAAACAGCAGCGGATGAAGAAAAAATCAGCTTTTTCACATTAGATTTGCGCATAGCATTAATTAGCGTAAGCGTGCCTTCTACATTATTATTATAACATTTTAAAGGATTTTTTATTGACTCACTGACCGCTTTCAGGCCTGCAAGATGTATGACTGCTGAAATGTTATTTTCAAAAAAAATATGATCCAGCAAGTTTGAATCAAGAATGTCACCCTCTATGAATTTTAATCGAAATTTGCAAATACATTCCAAACGATCAACAACTTCAAAATAACTATTTCTCAAATTATCGAGGATAACAATATTATACCCTGCATTCGCAAATGCTACACAAACATGTGAACCAATAAATCCAGTTCCTCCAGTCACCAAAATAACAGAGGGCATTGTTCGATCTCTCTAAATAAAATATTAAAAAAATAAATCCTAATAAACTTCTTTATAATTAATAGTCACTGGGGAATCAAC
The DNA window shown above is from Rickettsiella grylli and carries:
- a CDS encoding Rpn family recombination-promoting nuclease/putative transposase; this translates as MQKHISSMTLLVDLNVLPDEEIYRHKQLAFLEIVQKHIFTRDLEDIADHIIKLIKQVKPDHDLFNQLVYYMLVKGETANVNQVIEKLKTIEDYEEDIMNAAQQLKQQGRQEGEYRKAINIAKKMLAKRINLPLIKEITGLSDQDLLTLEE
- the galE gene encoding UDP-glucose 4-epimerase GalE, with translation MPSVILVTGGTGFIGSHVCVAFANAGYNIVILDNLRNSYFEVVDRLECICKFRLKFIEGDILDSNLLDHIFFENNISAVIHLAGLKAVSESIKNPLKCYNNNVEGTLTLINAMRKSNVKKLIFSSSAAVYGEPKCVPIRENFPLSPINPYARSKLMVENILTDLHHAEPDWHIVCLRYFNPVGAHESGLIGEDPKKFTHNLMPYLTQVAIGRSKQFNIFGGNYPTVDGTAIRDYIHVMDLAEGHVAALSNYTNWKRGVLTVNLSTGKGLSVLEVLRAFTEFNQCKIAYRILDRRPGDVAECWADPTNAQRILNWKARRSLAQICKDSWRWQKANPNGYLSH
- a CDS encoding glycosyltransferase; this translates as MRKFIRKQLIRIIKKIVNTTYARQLILFVYQIYGKTLIEPELKLLNNHRHSIQGLEKLLNNYGHAIRGVEKALYRHEMALNNIQSQLEQFLVSNKKNLAVDCTAFFSETMPAFSSNPVPSSIKISLVINTYNRIKSLRSTLNSLNYLRYPHLEVVVVDGPSTDGTFNYLQTVWSDKVKIYTCDVANLATSRNIGIAQAAGDIICFIDDDAVPEADWLDELALAYQDNKVAAVGGWVRDQTGVNFQVCDLIFDRTGISQKVKISNREHIKTCDSNGNFFGVIGVNCSFRRSALLEIKGFDEEYAYFLDETDVVIRLLDAGYELRIVPTAEVHHSLASNDIRKHPDNIKSLAKITRSITYFCIKNADPTTSIRRCMEIIEERKEQLFHDMHYRLATNRIDPSDSERLMAEVSQFSRQGIIDAFAFPCRQLLKGPSSQAQWKDFSRLLDSSQRLRLAFILKEYSSNTINEIERFTYHLAKSLAAAGHEITVITQTEASNQHTVSFEDNLWIHRLPNNISMAEIVPQNRPLNIPDIFYYTTRQVLAELDRINDRRQIHYVIGSNWNLSLMATVASHRYSVVLYLSEDSATGEEILDYEKFKAQITDAEAQVLDQADHVLAYSKTVYRKIAFKLNSCLDKKGITLCSIVCYQTAVKKIESILYKLNCIFA
- a CDS encoding beta-propeller fold lactonase family protein, with translation MNQTNHQNTSTFQIIQPFSVMCAGTAVNELIDVLNQIIANPLNPLNLTQFLRAVATFTAAVTISCPIDVAKKLVSCVNDNGFINIPGIINCLGSIKPNSVFRAYITGGSNNIDVCTVDPATGTLSALQEAGGSGFNLPYGIALDAKGQHAYITNYYNDTVSLCTIDETTGKFSTCQTAGNRFFHRPTDIVVVNLSNNPATTFAYIIYQNQTIAKCTIEADGTLNDCESLSGGFYYPRSIAFNTLSTYAYVLDGIDAGVNKVLVCTVDPVTGELNACREALESQVGAVSGIAINKVNGNAYVVNRYNSNLLQCSIKPDGTFASCHPTGSGFAGARSIAIINDPNNPSTAFLYVMNQGNDTISTCTIEADGTLSNCQAMKLDFTPLDIAFHG
- a CDS encoding ankyrin repeat domain-containing protein, whose protein sequence is MGTMNIINAIKKNDPIELEKELDFFKFCTHEDYDLNQVVQKNGQKLLHIATKHGSETVLLFLLESHVNINVTDYNGNTPAHYAILYGQPKILKLLKEAGADFSKKNNDGHTLDHYIKTRPKKEECKRNKKEFERILMDASSGLTLLAEVAIKYAEIYSNIENTAPKEIDFNKVQATSSFFFHNLPREFEYQTDPLHLTKQDNPLNLSITPCFK